One Thermodesulfobacteriota bacterium genomic region harbors:
- the argJ gene encoding bifunctional glutamate N-acetyltransferase/amino-acid acetyltransferase ArgJ yields MVGTIRVPAEAEGSIRSAVEEVCDIGNIKFSAVSAGIKGEGLDLGLALFEIPFSFIGLYTRNRIKASHIHYAKKLEGRKIRALFVTSGCANAATGKEGIEDLKRLARMISERTSLKEDEILFASTGVIGKRLPIEKIADSIPFLVDNADPSKLEDFAYAMMTTDTYPKVLKRTFSGKKTYSILGVAKGAGMINPKLATMLCFLFTDYPGKREVLVNPFRAYCRESFEKITVDSETSTNDTVMLFFPEGEIDEKAYSIFTETLKDLMRELALLIVRDGEGATKVIHIKVNGAKTKMAAQEIARRIARSTLVKCAFFGNDPNWGRIIAAVGDTDITIRPERISIKIEGMEVAKGGVETPFDEDELKRKLTSKEVEVEIDLGLGKASYEIYTTDLTYDYVKINASYRS; encoded by the coding sequence TTGGTAGGAACGATCCGTGTCCCTGCGGAAGCGGAAGGAAGTATAAGAAGTGCTGTGGAAGAAGTGTGTGATATAGGAAATATAAAATTTTCAGCTGTCTCAGCTGGGATCAAAGGAGAAGGTCTTGACTTGGGGCTTGCCCTATTCGAAATTCCGTTCTCCTTTATTGGCCTTTATACCAGAAATAGAATAAAGGCTTCCCATATTCACTACGCGAAAAAGCTCGAAGGAAGAAAAATAAGAGCGCTTTTTGTAACAAGTGGTTGCGCGAATGCGGCAACAGGGAAAGAAGGAATAGAAGATCTAAAAAGGCTTGCCAGAATGATATCTGAAAGGACATCCTTAAAAGAAGACGAGATTCTTTTCGCCTCAACGGGAGTAATAGGTAAGAGATTACCTATAGAAAAGATCGCAGATTCAATTCCTTTTCTTGTCGATAATGCTGATCCTTCAAAGCTTGAAGATTTCGCTTACGCAATGATGACAACGGATACGTATCCAAAGGTACTAAAGAGGACTTTTAGTGGGAAAAAGACTTACTCTATCTTGGGAGTCGCAAAAGGTGCTGGCATGATAAATCCGAAGTTAGCGACGATGCTTTGCTTTCTCTTCACTGACTATCCAGGAAAGAGAGAAGTACTTGTGAATCCGTTTCGCGCTTATTGCAGGGAGAGCTTCGAAAAGATCACTGTGGACAGTGAAACGAGTACGAATGATACTGTTATGCTATTTTTTCCCGAAGGTGAAATCGATGAGAAGGCCTATTCTATATTCACTGAGACCTTAAAAGACCTCATGAGAGAGCTCGCATTACTCATTGTAAGGGATGGGGAAGGGGCAACGAAAGTGATCCACATTAAGGTAAATGGTGCGAAAACCAAAATGGCGGCTCAAGAAATAGCAAGAAGGATCGCAAGATCGACTCTAGTTAAGTGCGCGTTTTTCGGAAATGACCCCAACTGGGGAAGGATAATTGCTGCAGTGGGAGATACGGATATTACTATAAGACCCGAAAGGATAAGCATAAAGATTGAAGGAATGGAAGTTGCAAAAGGAGGGGTGGAAACCCCTTTTGACGAGGATGAGTTGAAAAGAAAACTCACTTCAAAGGAAGTTGAAGTTGAAATCGATCTCGGCCTTGGAAAAGCGTCTTATGAGATCTACACCACCGACCTCACATACGATTATGTGAAGATAAACGCCTCATATAGATCTTAG